Proteins from a single region of bacterium:
- a CDS encoding sugar phosphate isomerase/epimerase, translating to MEIGILSLSYSFKGYTFDEFLASAKEIGFDAYELSTAPGAHKGTIRFDEEGIEEIKRKSAQMGLKIHALGGYTNFVRKSAKEIDEEVKKVVNYLDIAEKLGAKVIRVFGGEPNPDIPENEWEELIAKGLKECAPEAEKRKIYLGMENHGYITNDAELEIRVIEKVGSPFVRLTVDTSNYYWYGHPLATVEKFYKLVAPYCVHTHLKDGSARNGVREKYIALALGEGDLPLELFLDELLNSSYQGPLCIEYEGEEDAEIGAKKGYEYLKNYLAKR from the coding sequence ATGGAAATAGGAATTCTAAGCCTTTCTTATTCCTTTAAGGGGTATACATTTGATGAATTTCTTGCCTCAGCTAAGGAAATTGGCTTTGATGCCTATGAGCTATCAACTGCGCCAGGAGCGCATAAGGGAACTATAAGATTCGACGAGGAAGGAATAGAGGAGATAAAAAGGAAGTCAGCCCAGATGGGTCTAAAGATTCATGCTTTGGGTGGATATACAAATTTCGTTAGGAAGAGCGCGAAGGAAATAGATGAGGAAGTCAAAAAAGTTGTGAATTACCTTGATATAGCGGAAAAGTTGGGAGCCAAGGTTATCAGGGTATTTGGTGGAGAGCCGAATCCTGATATCCCCGAAAACGAGTGGGAGGAGCTGATTGCTAAGGGGCTTAAGGAATGTGCTCCCGAGGCGGAAAAGCGAAAAATTTATCTCGGTATGGAAAATCACGGCTACATCACAAACGATGCGGAATTGGAAATAAGGGTCATTGAAAAGGTTGGTTCACCCTTCGTCAGGCTAACGGTTGATACATCAAACTATTATTGGTATGGTCATCCTTTAGCTACGGTGGAGAAATTTTACAAGCTCGTCGCCCCTTATTGTGTTCACACTCATTTAAAGGACGGAAGCGCAAGGAATGGGGTGAGAGAAAAATACATCGCACTCGCTTTGGGAGAGGGGGACCTTCCCTTGGAGCTCTTCTTGGATGAGCTCCTCAATTCATCTTACCAAGGTCCCTTATGCATTGAGTATGAGGGGGAGGAGGATGCGGAAATCGGTGCTAAAAAGGG
- the rnc gene encoding ribonuclease III, producing MIREALIHPSLKQGGEGSSYERLEFLGDAVLGVIIAEHLFREYSHFDSGKLSRAKAYFVSEERLAEVARHLQLGELIQMSKGEEKGGGREKNSVLADALEAFIGAIYLLGGLGKARKFVMRAFKPLLRTMKGIFLKDYKSILQEYLQAKGKGLPQYVVVKVEGPPHERTFTVQVNIDGEVYGEGVGRNKKEASMNAAKSALKKLGLEYNNYE from the coding sequence TTGATAAGAGAGGCTCTGATTCATCCCTCACTGAAGCAGGGAGGAGAAGGGAGCTCCTATGAGCGATTGGAGTTCCTGGGAGATGCTGTCCTCGGCGTCATAATAGCTGAGCATCTCTTCAGGGAATATAGCCACTTTGATAGCGGGAAGCTATCAAGGGCGAAGGCTTATTTCGTCAGCGAGGAGCGTCTGGCGGAGGTGGCGAGGCATCTCCAATTGGGCGAGCTCATTCAAATGAGCAAGGGGGAGGAAAAGGGTGGCGGTAGGGAGAAGAACTCCGTATTAGCGGATGCTTTGGAGGCGTTCATAGGGGCTATATATCTATTGGGAGGTTTGGGGAAGGCGAGGAAGTTCGTTATGCGTGCCTTCAAGCCCCTCCTCCGCACTATGAAGGGCATCTTTCTAAAGGATTATAAGAGCATTCTTCAGGAATATCTTCAAGCAAAGGGGAAGGGTTTGCCGCAGTATGTTGTAGTAAAAGTGGAAGGACCACCCCATGAGCGAACATTCACAGTCCAGGTAAACATTGATGGGGAAGTATATGGTGAGGGGGTGGGAAGGAATAAAAAGGAAGCGAGCATGAATGCGGCGAAAAGCGCTTTGAAAAAATTGGGTTTAGAGTATAATAATTATGAATGA